The Microaerobacter geothermalis genome includes the window AATTAACCCAGGTAGCATCACCTTGCTGCTCTCATTCTTGATTATATTTGCCTCGTTCAATTGATCTACTGTTAATCCACTTTCAGATCCCACATAAGTAATGATTCCATCTTCAACGAGCATTGCTCCGTTTTTAATAATTTCATTTTGATGATTCATGGTGACGATCGTTACCCCTTTAATCAGTAGCCTCATCTATTCTCCTCCGTTTCTTCAATCTTAATATCCTTATTTTTAATATCCACATCCCCATTCTTTCAAACAAACACATTCTCGTCAAGAATTTCCAAAACATGATCCAGTGATTGCCGGCTATGTTGACTGATGATCCTGTCAAAGGGATTGAGTCTCTTTTCCAACCTTTTGAACACAGAATCCATGTTGTATACAGTTGGATCTTTCAATTCTTTTAATTCTTCCCAGGTTAAAGGGGTGGAGACCGGAGCCCTTTTTCTTGCCCTCAAAGAATAAGGGGCAGGAAGAGTTTTTCCCCGCCAGTGTTGAAGGTAATCAATATATACCTTATCTCCCCGATTTTTGACCCATCTTTCGATGGTGATTAATTTTGGGTGCTGTTCTGTCAAATACTTGGCTAAAAAGTTTCCTACTTTTCTCGTCTGTTCATAACTGTATCCCTTTTTGATCGGAATATAGATTTGCACCCCAGTAGCCCCTGATGTTTTAATAATACTTTCCAATTTTAATTGATCCAGCACATCTTTCATCAAAAAAGCGACTTCAACTACCTTTGAAAAATCTTCAACAGAAGGGTCGATATCAATCACTAATTCTGTTGGATAATCTTCACCAACCCGGTTAAAAGACACGTGAAGTTCAATACAGGCCTGATTGGCAAGCCATACCATCGTTGGAAGGTCATTAGCCAGGATGTAATTTACTCCCCCTTCCTGATTGGTTTCAATCCAGGAAGGAGCATGATTAGGAATGTTCTTCTGATAAAAGCTTTTCCCTTCAATTCCGTCCGGAAAGCGAATCGTGGTCAAGTGCCGGTTTTTTATATAAGGAAGGATGAAAGGGGCAACAAGTGTATAATATCGGATCATATCCGCCTTGGTTATCCCTTCTTCCCTCCAAAGCGCTTTATTTAAATTGGTCAGGGTTAATTCTTTCCCTTCTACCATTACTTTTTGTTCCATGTGGGATCACCGCCAATCCTGTGATTGAAAAATGCAGGTCTCCGGATGAATATCTACAAAAGCCTGTATGATTGGCTGTCTGAGAGTGCGCCCTCTCGTCCATTCGGAAAATTGTATCTTGGCTGTCATATCCGGTTTAACCCAAACAGTCTCCTTCAACCTTTCAGGCCTGTTTGCAAATGGCCGTTCTTTTATAATCAGTGGTTTTACCCTTTCGGTTAACTCACACCATTCCGACCTTTTCAACTTTCCGGTACCGGCATGTCCGATATACCACAGCTGGCCTTTTTCGTCATATAGTCCAAGTAATACTGCGTTTACACATCCTTCCCGAAGGGTTGCCCCTCCGACAACGGCAATCAGCTCCCTATAGTTCTTTATTTTCTGCCATCGCTGGTCTTTTCCGCCGATCAAATACGTGCTGTCCAAATCCTTAGTTACAATCCCTTCCATTTTATGCTCTTTCACGACGTCGAACAACGTTTGACCATCAGAGTGGGAGGATACCAGCTGAACGTGATCATTGGGAACAATCGATTTTGCAAGGATTTCCATCCTATCTTTCAATGGGCGGTCATTTACCCATTTTCCGTTATAATAAACCACATCAAAGATCATATAAGTGACAGGCACCA containing:
- the ligD gene encoding non-homologous end-joining DNA ligase, producing MEQKVMVEGKELTLTNLNKALWREEGITKADMIRYYTLVAPFILPYIKNRHLTTIRFPDGIEGKSFYQKNIPNHAPSWIETNQEGGVNYILANDLPTMVWLANQACIELHVSFNRVGEDYPTELVIDIDPSVEDFSKVVEVAFLMKDVLDQLKLESIIKTSGATGVQIYIPIKKGYSYEQTRKVGNFLAKYLTEQHPKLITIERWVKNRGDKVYIDYLQHWRGKTLPAPYSLRARKRAPVSTPLTWEELKELKDPTVYNMDSVFKRLEKRLNPFDRIISQHSRQSLDHVLEILDENVFV
- a CDS encoding ATP-dependent DNA ligase, which gives rise to MKEDIKPIIPFEPKRSDHVPQGNQWIAQVKWDGVRVIAYDDGKKVRLFNRKKAERTFHYPELTDIKSYCTAQTIILDGEVIALGLDGKPSFHEVMRRDGIRRMERVEQVRKLVPVTYMIFDVVYYNGKWVNDRPLKDRMEILAKSIVPNDHVQLVSSHSDGQTLFDVVKEHKMEGIVTKDLDSTYLIGGKDQRWQKIKNYRELIAVVGGATLREGCVNAVLLGLYDEKGQLWYIGHAGTGKLKRSEWCELTERVKPLIIKERPFANRPERLKETVWVKPDMTAKIQFSEWTRGRTLRQPIIQAFVDIHPETCIFQSQDWR